One segment of Anatilimnocola aggregata DNA contains the following:
- a CDS encoding type II toxin-antitoxin system VapC family toxin, with protein sequence MFLDTSGLFNVCSPRELFNRLAIKLYDSAGYRITHGYVLSEFVALATARGFDRYKTLEFVDDIVYDLDVEIVWVDKDLHQRGMALLQSRLDKNYSLCDAISFVLMREKRIEDALTTDRHFEQEGFRRLLD encoded by the coding sequence ATGTTCCTCGATACGTCGGGTCTGTTCAACGTCTGTTCGCCCCGCGAACTATTCAATCGGTTAGCAATAAAGCTGTATGACTCGGCCGGTTACCGGATAACTCATGGCTATGTGCTATCTGAGTTTGTTGCCCTCGCCACGGCAAGAGGCTTTGATCGATACAAGACATTGGAGTTCGTGGACGACATCGTTTACGATCTCGATGTAGAAATAGTTTGGGTCGACAAGGACCTTCATCAACGCGGAATGGCCCTACTCCAATCCCGTCTCGACAAAAACTATTCCCTCTGCGACGCCATCAGTTTCGTCCTGATGCGCGAGAAGAGAATCGAAGATGCGTTAACCACCGATCGCCATTTTGAGCAGGAGGGTTTTCGCAGGCTATTGGATTGA
- a CDS encoding sugar phosphate isomerase/epimerase family protein: protein MSASPDHDSKSSLSRREVFAYSAAFGSSFLAAQGLLANEQGTTPVAAKNAKEPTKRYDMKKSINLWALPYPQKMTLTECFQLCKDAGFEAVEVNYALEGDLSPETSPAQIKAIGEQARKLGLEISGVCSFLFWPYAFTHEDPARRKKGTELALKMIEAARLLGSENLLCVPGSVYAPWIPDEPPVPHDVALERATAGVKAMLPAAEKNQVYINIENIFANGFLHSPQEMNQFVDSFHSKWVKVHFDTGNIMQYHFPEHWIPMLGKRIQNIHLKEYSKKVHEFNLNAFRLLLDGTTNWPAVLAALDDTGYRGYLTFEYFNPFPHWPEAIVYHTSDAMDRMLGRKG, encoded by the coding sequence ATGTCTGCTTCTCCCGATCACGACTCGAAATCCTCGCTCAGCCGGCGCGAGGTGTTTGCTTATTCGGCTGCATTTGGTTCGTCGTTCTTGGCTGCCCAAGGTCTGCTGGCCAACGAGCAGGGCACAACGCCCGTGGCGGCCAAGAACGCCAAGGAACCGACCAAGCGCTACGACATGAAGAAGTCGATCAATCTTTGGGCGCTCCCCTACCCGCAGAAGATGACGCTCACCGAGTGTTTTCAGCTGTGCAAGGATGCGGGCTTCGAGGCGGTGGAAGTGAATTACGCGCTGGAAGGGGATTTGTCTCCCGAGACGTCGCCGGCGCAGATCAAGGCGATTGGCGAGCAGGCGCGGAAGCTGGGGCTGGAGATCAGCGGCGTCTGTTCGTTCTTGTTCTGGCCCTATGCCTTTACGCACGAGGATCCAGCCCGGCGAAAAAAGGGAACCGAACTGGCGCTGAAGATGATCGAAGCGGCCCGCCTGCTGGGGTCCGAGAATTTGCTCTGCGTGCCTGGTTCGGTCTATGCCCCCTGGATTCCCGATGAGCCGCCCGTGCCCCACGATGTGGCCCTGGAGCGAGCCACGGCCGGCGTGAAGGCGATGCTGCCGGCCGCTGAGAAGAACCAGGTCTATATCAACATCGAGAACATTTTTGCCAACGGCTTTTTGCACAGCCCGCAGGAGATGAATCAATTCGTCGATAGTTTCCATAGCAAATGGGTGAAGGTCCACTTCGATACTGGCAACATCATGCAATATCACTTTCCCGAACACTGGATTCCAATGCTGGGTAAGCGGATTCAAAATATTCACTTAAAGGAGTACAGCAAAAAGGTACACGAGTTCAATCTGAACGCCTTCCGCCTGCTGCTCGACGGCACCACCAACTGGCCCGCGGTGCTCGCCGCGCTCGACGACACCGGCTATCGCGGCTATCTGACGTTCGAGTATTTCAATCCCTTCCCGCACTGGCCCGAAGCGATCGTCTATCACACGTCCGATGCCATGGACCGCATGCTGGGGAGGAAGGGGTAG
- a CDS encoding aldo/keto reductase gives MELRPLGQTGLKLSQLSFGASSLGQEFRSVDLNEALRSVRTALDLGMNFIDTSPYYGRGMSEVLLGVALRDVPRDKYLLGTKLGRYDGAHFDFSARRVVESVDISLHRMGVDYLDIMLCHDIEFVDMRQIIDETLPALRKVQQQGKVRFIGISGYPMNIFRYVLDQQPLDVVLSYNHYTLQNTMLADLLPYLQSKGVGVMNAAPFSARLLTRQPLPPWHKATPEVRAIAKQAADHCSSRGVDIAQLAVQFSIAHPGMTTCIVGSANPENVKKWVEWAGLPIDQQLLSEVQQILKPIHNWFYTEGRAENNDQIEVRTQK, from the coding sequence ATGGAATTGCGACCTCTAGGTCAAACGGGATTAAAACTTTCGCAGTTAAGTTTCGGCGCGTCGTCGCTGGGGCAGGAATTTCGAAGTGTCGACCTGAACGAAGCGCTGCGGTCGGTTCGCACGGCGCTCGATTTGGGGATGAACTTTATCGACACTAGCCCCTATTACGGCCGCGGCATGAGCGAAGTGTTGCTTGGCGTCGCCTTGCGGGATGTGCCCCGCGATAAGTACCTGCTCGGCACCAAACTGGGGCGTTATGACGGCGCGCACTTCGATTTTTCTGCGCGGCGCGTGGTTGAGAGTGTCGACATCAGTCTGCATCGGATGGGGGTCGACTATCTCGACATCATGCTCTGCCACGATATCGAGTTCGTCGATATGCGGCAGATCATCGACGAAACCCTGCCGGCCCTGCGCAAAGTGCAACAGCAGGGAAAAGTCCGCTTCATCGGCATTAGCGGCTATCCGATGAATATCTTCCGCTATGTGCTCGATCAACAGCCGCTCGATGTGGTCCTCTCTTATAACCACTACACACTTCAGAACACGATGCTCGCCGACCTCCTGCCTTATCTCCAAAGCAAGGGCGTAGGGGTCATGAACGCCGCGCCGTTTTCGGCCCGGCTCCTGACGCGGCAACCATTGCCCCCGTGGCACAAGGCGACGCCGGAAGTGCGCGCCATCGCCAAACAGGCAGCTGACCACTGCAGCAGCCGCGGGGTTGATATCGCGCAGCTGGCCGTGCAGTTCAGCATTGCTCATCCGGGGATGACAACGTGCATCGTGGGTTCAGCTAATCCCGAGAACGTGAAGAAGTGGGTCGAGTGGGCCGGGCTCCCCATCGATCAACAATTGCTAAGTGAAGTGCAGCAGATTCTTAAGCCGATTCACAATTGGTTTTATACCGAAGGCCGGGCCGAGAATAACGACCAGATTGAAGTAAGAACGCAGAAGTAA
- a CDS encoding IS607 family transposase codes for MSGYQSINAESGTATEWLSIGELSRRFKVHVNTARNAANAGRLRSYRLNAASFDGKSHRRFRLEDVHEWLGLEQGKSVQGDSNEPTRPAVLLVARVSTSSQKADLQRQVERLEAFAKEKWGKDGCTIHKYVRTTSGLNYNSSVLTKMVRDIIDNKFNNGFLIITYRERLVRQGFDLIKTICESKGITIIQTETEESVDYQAELIQDILSLSHVYNCRMFGARGNKNRVFFRELPQTTIDLICDLRAKGFSLREIHRKLVESKSNVCSGGRKFGLQLVIRVLKQAKPLNDTSLANPRSGGSFEKWLKTKLRVGGRGAKITRAKILSAYSVHCEQNGERRVSRKLCLEQLSKHVQKLGVEVTENGESVLYTGMNLIPHSITTAKAT; via the coding sequence ATGTCTGGCTACCAGTCTATCAACGCAGAATCAGGGACCGCAACGGAGTGGCTTTCAATCGGTGAACTCAGCAGGAGGTTCAAAGTTCACGTCAACACGGCGAGAAACGCGGCGAACGCTGGCCGGTTGCGAAGCTATAGGCTGAATGCGGCCAGCTTCGACGGAAAGAGCCACCGACGTTTCAGATTAGAGGACGTTCACGAGTGGCTCGGATTAGAGCAGGGGAAATCAGTTCAGGGAGATTCCAATGAACCCACGCGGCCTGCTGTGCTATTAGTTGCGCGAGTTTCAACCAGTTCTCAGAAAGCTGATTTACAACGTCAAGTTGAACGCCTAGAGGCATTCGCAAAAGAGAAGTGGGGAAAGGACGGCTGCACTATCCACAAGTACGTCCGGACGACCTCCGGCTTAAATTACAACTCAAGTGTTCTGACGAAAATGGTTCGGGACATTATCGACAACAAGTTCAACAATGGTTTTTTAATAATCACTTATCGTGAACGTCTTGTAAGACAGGGATTCGATTTAATAAAGACGATTTGTGAGTCCAAAGGAATCACCATAATCCAAACTGAGACTGAAGAATCTGTCGATTATCAAGCTGAACTTATTCAAGATATACTTAGCTTGAGTCATGTTTACAACTGTCGCATGTTTGGGGCTAGAGGCAACAAGAACAGAGTGTTCTTTCGTGAGCTTCCCCAGACCACCATCGACTTAATCTGTGATTTAAGGGCTAAAGGGTTCAGCCTGCGAGAGATTCATCGGAAGCTGGTTGAATCTAAAAGTAACGTGTGCTCAGGCGGGAGAAAGTTCGGCTTGCAGTTGGTGATTCGGGTGTTGAAACAAGCCAAGCCTTTGAACGATACCTCCCTTGCTAATCCGCGAAGCGGAGGAAGCTTCGAAAAGTGGCTGAAAACCAAGCTCCGCGTGGGTGGACGTGGGGCCAAAATCACGCGGGCCAAAATCCTCTCTGCTTACTCCGTTCACTGCGAGCAAAACGGGGAAAGACGAGTGAGCCGCAAGCTGTGCTTGGAGCAGTTGAGCAAGCATGTTCAAAAACTAGGTGTCGAAGTGACTGAGAACGGCGAAAGCGTGCTCTACACCGGGATGAACCTCATTCCGCACAGCATCACAACGGCCAAGGCCACTTAA
- a CDS encoding PulJ/GspJ family protein codes for MGKRIHNTSAVRSAFTLIELLIAMALTLILVYAIAEFYAYVGNAVRDSRAMIELGGQLRSVGQQLQDDLDSLTLRPEPWIDPNASPGYFTIYEGPYSDSRPDSGTNDITTINTNQIPDVVNNNVTTLVGDGDDVIAMTIRAGDVPFQGRYNGGTQTSQFAEVVWFATFTDTNGDGDWDLGEPRLLCRRQLIIRPDLGVLGTYGTLSNAIDFWDDNDVSARISYNSTSMQFQVVANSLADLSLRENRFGCALQGNGTAINSTSWKEIDIKPSDVNSLNVYTLSGNAFGEDRVLSNVLAFDIRAFDPTAPIYEDSSSQTALTPGDPGFAALFGSGTPTRIGVGAWVDLYYNQVLAAQGVAAGSRPSSSFSGSSGASIPFWDTWPLAYELPPYNTGTGLDGLDTDGVNGVDDAGERQTQPPYAAPLRGVQVRIRVYEPQTRQARQITVGTDFIPE; via the coding sequence ATGGGTAAGAGAATTCATAACACGTCAGCAGTTCGTAGTGCGTTCACGCTCATCGAGCTGCTGATTGCCATGGCGCTGACGCTGATCTTGGTGTACGCCATTGCAGAGTTCTATGCCTACGTCGGCAATGCCGTGCGCGATAGCCGCGCTATGATCGAACTCGGCGGCCAGCTGCGATCCGTCGGCCAACAGCTTCAAGACGATCTCGACTCGCTCACGCTGCGCCCGGAACCGTGGATTGACCCGAATGCTTCGCCGGGTTATTTCACGATTTATGAAGGGCCCTATTCGGATTCGCGACCCGATAGCGGAACGAACGATATTACCACGATCAACACGAATCAGATTCCGGACGTGGTGAACAACAACGTCACAACGCTGGTGGGAGACGGTGACGACGTTATTGCAATGACGATTCGGGCAGGGGACGTGCCGTTTCAGGGGCGGTACAACGGCGGCACGCAGACCTCTCAGTTTGCTGAGGTGGTTTGGTTTGCCACGTTTACGGATACGAATGGAGACGGCGATTGGGACCTGGGCGAACCGCGCTTGCTTTGCCGGCGGCAGCTGATTATTCGGCCGGATCTCGGCGTATTGGGGACGTATGGCACTTTGAGTAATGCCATCGACTTCTGGGACGATAACGATGTCTCTGCACGAATTTCTTATAACTCTACATCGATGCAGTTTCAGGTTGTCGCCAATTCACTGGCCGACCTATCGCTCCGCGAAAATCGCTTTGGATGTGCACTGCAGGGAAATGGCACCGCCATTAATTCAACTTCATGGAAAGAAATCGACATCAAGCCAAGCGACGTGAATTCGCTCAATGTCTATACGCTTTCGGGCAATGCGTTTGGCGAGGATCGGGTTCTTTCAAATGTATTGGCGTTTGATATTCGGGCCTTTGATCCGACCGCACCAATCTACGAGGATTCAAGTTCTCAGACCGCGTTAACGCCTGGCGACCCGGGATTTGCCGCACTTTTCGGTTCAGGTACCCCCACCCGCATCGGCGTCGGAGCCTGGGTAGATCTCTATTACAACCAGGTTTTGGCCGCACAAGGCGTTGCTGCAGGATCGCGCCCCTCGTCTTCCTTCTCTGGTTCGTCGGGGGCGAGTATTCCTTTTTGGGACACCTGGCCTCTCGCTTATGAGTTGCCGCCTTATAACACCGGAACCGGGCTCGATGGTCTCGATACCGATGGAGTCAACGGCGTTGATGACGCAGGCGAGCGGCAGACTCAACCACCCTATGCCGCTCCGCTGCGGGGGGTGCAAGTTCGCATTCGAGTTTATGAGCCGCAAACGCGTCAAGCGCGGCAGATCACCGTGGGAACCGACTTTATTCCCGAGTAA
- a CDS encoding RING finger protein → MSISLVCAHCEHAFHINDQWAGKKIKCPACQGKLAVPATDGANHGQALSDFMQWAGSGKGAQVTGDEANWFLQTASGRQYGPVDRRLLDYWLRLGAVTSRCQVLREGDSQWRWASELYPQLG, encoded by the coding sequence ATGTCCATATCACTCGTTTGTGCGCACTGTGAGCATGCGTTTCATATCAATGATCAATGGGCAGGCAAGAAGATTAAGTGCCCGGCGTGCCAGGGCAAGTTGGCAGTGCCGGCGACCGATGGTGCCAACCACGGGCAGGCCCTGAGCGACTTCATGCAATGGGCGGGCAGCGGCAAGGGGGCACAGGTGACAGGCGACGAAGCCAATTGGTTCCTGCAAACTGCCTCCGGCCGCCAGTACGGGCCCGTCGACCGCCGACTGCTCGACTATTGGCTGCGGCTGGGAGCCGTCACCTCTCGCTGCCAGGTGCTACGCGAAGGTGACAGCCAGTGGCGCTGGGCCAGCGAGTTGTACCCGCAGCTGGGGTGA
- a CDS encoding protein-L-isoaspartate(D-aspartate) O-methyltransferase — protein MTFSHTSREVAKQQMLHQHLRARGIADERVLAAMALVPREQFVPENEAQRAYADEALAIDCGQTISQPYMVALMTQTLELLGHERVLEIGTGSGYQTAILAELGAEVYSLERHAHLSEQAGVRLRTLGYTNVHLRVGDGSLGWPEAAPFERIILTAAARHCPPALWQQLAENGLLIGPFGPTDQQILTIIRKIDGRAELQPSIGCRFVPLVAD, from the coding sequence ATGACATTCTCTCATACCAGCCGCGAAGTCGCCAAGCAGCAAATGCTTCACCAACACCTCCGTGCACGCGGCATTGCCGACGAGCGGGTGCTGGCTGCGATGGCGCTGGTGCCGCGCGAGCAGTTTGTCCCCGAGAACGAAGCCCAGCGGGCCTATGCGGACGAAGCGCTGGCCATTGATTGTGGACAGACAATCAGCCAGCCCTATATGGTCGCGCTGATGACGCAAACGCTGGAACTGCTGGGGCACGAACGAGTGCTGGAAATTGGCACGGGCAGCGGCTACCAGACGGCGATTCTGGCGGAGTTGGGGGCCGAGGTTTATTCCCTCGAACGACACGCGCACCTTTCGGAGCAAGCAGGGGTGCGGCTACGCACGTTGGGGTACACGAATGTGCATTTGCGCGTCGGCGACGGCAGCCTCGGCTGGCCGGAAGCGGCCCCCTTCGAGCGAATCATCCTCACGGCTGCGGCCCGCCATTGTCCACCGGCACTGTGGCAACAGTTGGCCGAGAACGGGCTCCTCATTGGTCCCTTCGGACCGACCGATCAACAGATCCTGACCATCATCCGCAAGATCGACGGCCGCGCAGAACTGCAGCCCTCGATCGGTTGCCGCTTCGTGCCGTTAGTCGCTGACTAA
- a CDS encoding DUF1501 domain-containing protein: MLELLGNSTPLCDRVSRRAMLQVGALAPLGLSLPSLLLPQAAAAAHGPGFGKAKRCLLMFMWGGPAHQDLWDMKPNAPSTIRGEFSPRSTNVPGLQISELMPNLAQQMDKVALIRSVTHTDNNHSTGAHWMLTGHKHRLAAENFGASPSDHPHLGSVLNKLLPSQASMPPFVSLPDRIATTAGAIVPGQNGGMLGSKYDPFTIDQHPDLPNFKIDAVALRKGIDPVRVAGRQHLRQLMGEAAAGLDASRRVHAMNEYYQQAADLVNSTKAREAFDLAREPQPLRERYGKGTFGQSLLLARRMLEAGVRLVTVYWHRDMPGVDTTWDTHGQNFKQLKERLVPQIDQPVATLLSDLHDRGLLDDTLIVWSSEFGRTPKINGNAGRDHWGPCNTVWLAGGGVPGGQVYGASDKHAAYPADNPVGPADVTATIFHLLGVDPHGVVHDREQRPHTIAHGRPVDDILRGEAQPNDNDSVQPAEQLVSQPNSAILADAPLAYWPLQERSGKSARDLVGSSATNSSVELPSGRTPAAYLGDVATGDQRVKADVRDWADNYTVEFCFLNSLAVDRLPVTGYMFSREGAAAGADRDRGEHLGIGGTFNPQQSLQGKLIVFNGDDSPRGLLVGKTKLEVDRWYHVALVREGEHVSVYLNGNFAQPELSGSLAKQFTTRTLYAATRSDALFALQGRLRDLAIFNKPLSRERLAAHFAASQVKG, encoded by the coding sequence ATGCTCGAACTTCTCGGTAATTCGACTCCGCTGTGCGACCGTGTCTCGCGACGAGCCATGCTGCAAGTCGGTGCGCTCGCGCCGCTGGGTCTCTCGCTGCCGTCGTTACTCCTGCCGCAAGCGGCGGCCGCTGCGCATGGGCCTGGCTTTGGCAAGGCAAAGCGCTGCTTGCTGATGTTCATGTGGGGTGGTCCCGCGCATCAAGACCTGTGGGACATGAAGCCGAACGCGCCATCGACCATTCGCGGCGAGTTTTCGCCCCGCTCGACGAACGTCCCCGGCCTGCAAATCAGCGAGCTAATGCCGAACCTCGCGCAGCAGATGGATAAGGTCGCCCTCATCCGCTCGGTCACGCACACCGACAACAATCACTCGACCGGTGCCCACTGGATGCTTACCGGGCACAAGCATCGCCTGGCTGCCGAAAATTTTGGGGCTTCCCCCAGCGATCATCCGCATCTCGGTTCGGTCCTGAACAAGCTGCTCCCCAGCCAGGCGAGCATGCCCCCTTTTGTCTCGCTCCCCGATCGCATCGCGACCACTGCCGGGGCCATTGTCCCGGGGCAGAACGGCGGCATGCTGGGCAGCAAGTACGATCCGTTCACCATCGACCAGCATCCCGACTTGCCGAACTTCAAGATCGATGCGGTGGCCCTGCGCAAAGGAATCGATCCGGTCCGCGTCGCCGGTCGCCAGCACTTGCGGCAACTGATGGGCGAAGCGGCTGCGGGGCTCGACGCCAGCCGGCGCGTCCACGCGATGAACGAGTACTATCAACAGGCCGCCGACCTGGTGAATTCGACCAAGGCCCGCGAAGCGTTCGACCTGGCGCGCGAACCGCAGCCCCTGCGCGAACGGTACGGCAAGGGAACCTTTGGGCAAAGCTTGTTGCTCGCGCGGCGGATGCTCGAAGCGGGCGTGCGGTTGGTCACTGTCTATTGGCACCGCGACATGCCGGGGGTCGATACGACCTGGGACACGCACGGCCAGAACTTCAAGCAGCTGAAAGAACGGCTGGTGCCGCAGATCGATCAGCCCGTGGCCACGCTGCTGAGCGATTTGCATGATCGTGGCTTGCTCGACGATACGCTGATTGTCTGGTCGAGCGAGTTCGGTCGCACGCCGAAGATCAACGGCAATGCGGGGCGCGATCACTGGGGCCCGTGCAACACGGTCTGGCTCGCCGGTGGCGGAGTTCCCGGTGGGCAAGTCTATGGTGCCTCGGACAAGCACGCCGCCTATCCGGCCGATAATCCCGTCGGGCCCGCCGATGTGACGGCCACGATTTTTCATTTGCTCGGAGTCGATCCGCACGGCGTGGTCCACGACCGCGAACAGCGGCCGCACACCATTGCCCACGGCCGCCCTGTCGACGATATCCTCCGCGGCGAAGCCCAGCCCAACGACAACGATTCGGTGCAACCGGCCGAGCAATTGGTTTCGCAGCCCAACAGTGCGATTCTCGCCGATGCACCGCTGGCCTATTGGCCGCTGCAAGAACGGAGTGGCAAAAGTGCCCGCGACCTGGTCGGCAGCAGTGCGACCAATAGCAGCGTGGAATTGCCCAGCGGTCGCACGCCGGCTGCCTACCTGGGCGATGTCGCGACCGGCGATCAGCGCGTGAAGGCTGATGTGCGCGACTGGGCCGACAACTACACCGTCGAGTTCTGCTTTTTGAATTCGCTGGCCGTCGATCGCTTGCCGGTGACAGGCTATATGTTCAGCCGCGAGGGTGCAGCGGCCGGTGCTGACCGCGACCGCGGCGAGCACTTGGGAATTGGCGGCACGTTCAATCCTCAGCAGTCGCTGCAAGGAAAGTTGATCGTCTTTAACGGCGACGATTCACCGCGCGGCCTGCTCGTTGGCAAGACCAAGCTGGAAGTCGACCGTTGGTATCACGTGGCTCTGGTCCGCGAGGGCGAACACGTGAGTGTCTATCTCAACGGCAACTTCGCCCAGCCCGAGCTCAGCGGGTCGCTCGCCAAACAGTTCACCACCCGCACTCTGTACGCCGCCACCCGCAGCGACGCCTTGTTCGCCCTGCAAGGCCGCCTGCGAGACCTCGCCATCTTCAACAAGCCCCTTTCCCGCGAACGTCTCGCCGCCCACTTCGCCGCCAGCCAGGTGAAGGGGTAG
- a CDS encoding DUF1501 domain-containing protein: MPKSAKHDRACAEFRALQTSRRAVVQAGAASLLGLGLPALFAHQAANQARADFTGTANRLLPGFGKAKRCIFLFMWGGPSQLDTFDLKPNAPADIRGPFQPISTKVPGLHISEHFKQLAGVMDQVAVIRSLSHNDPAHLSSGHTCVTGHLAPVVRSDATPPSSRDTPHIGSVLSKLRPPQSAVPPFVMLPWKVFHPAAPGGQAPGQHGGWLGPTYDPLLATGDPNKADWKLPAIELPPGVTPETLHSRYQLLQQIDAQRAAFDALPRPAAMTQHQARALDLLASPKVREAFNLAKESAETRERYGRNIHGQSVLLGRRLLEHGVPLVNINWHDDGRNFWDTHGNNFNRLKDDLIPPADRALTALLTDLSDRGLLEDTLVAWVGEFGRKPQTTNGTGREHWPYCYSGLLAGAGIAGGAIYGSSDRHAAYPATNACSPHDYAATMLHALGIEAGAKLHDRDGRPHAVYAGEPITALFA, encoded by the coding sequence ATGCCTAAGAGCGCGAAGCACGATCGAGCCTGCGCGGAGTTTCGCGCGCTGCAAACTTCGCGGCGAGCGGTGGTGCAGGCCGGGGCTGCGAGTCTGCTGGGGCTGGGCTTGCCGGCCCTGTTTGCCCATCAAGCGGCCAATCAAGCGCGGGCCGATTTCACGGGGACAGCAAATCGCTTGCTCCCAGGTTTTGGCAAGGCCAAGCGCTGCATCTTCCTGTTCATGTGGGGCGGCCCGAGCCAGCTCGATACGTTCGACTTGAAGCCCAACGCCCCCGCCGATATTCGCGGCCCGTTTCAGCCCATCAGCACCAAGGTTCCCGGGCTGCACATCAGCGAGCACTTCAAGCAGCTGGCCGGCGTGATGGATCAGGTCGCGGTCATTCGCTCGCTCTCGCATAACGATCCGGCCCACCTCTCCAGCGGACACACTTGCGTGACGGGGCATCTCGCGCCGGTCGTGCGCAGCGATGCCACGCCCCCCAGCTCGCGCGATACGCCGCACATCGGTTCGGTCCTGAGCAAGCTTCGTCCACCGCAATCGGCGGTGCCACCCTTCGTCATGTTGCCCTGGAAGGTCTTTCATCCCGCCGCACCCGGCGGACAAGCCCCCGGTCAGCACGGCGGTTGGCTCGGCCCCACTTACGATCCCCTGCTGGCCACCGGCGACCCGAACAAAGCTGATTGGAAGTTGCCGGCGATCGAACTGCCGCCAGGCGTGACTCCCGAGACGCTCCACAGTCGCTATCAACTGTTGCAGCAGATCGATGCTCAGCGGGCCGCCTTCGATGCGCTCCCGCGACCAGCGGCCATGACTCAGCATCAGGCCCGCGCGCTTGATCTGCTGGCTTCGCCCAAAGTCCGCGAGGCCTTCAACCTGGCCAAGGAATCGGCCGAGACGCGCGAGCGTTACGGCCGAAACATTCACGGCCAAAGCGTGCTGCTGGGACGAAGATTGCTGGAGCATGGCGTGCCACTGGTGAACATCAACTGGCACGACGACGGCCGCAACTTTTGGGACACGCACGGCAACAACTTCAACCGCTTGAAGGATGACCTCATCCCTCCCGCAGACCGCGCCCTCACGGCACTCCTGACCGACTTGAGTGACCGCGGCCTGCTTGAGGATACGCTCGTGGCTTGGGTCGGCGAGTTTGGTCGCAAGCCGCAGACCACCAACGGCACCGGTCGCGAACATTGGCCCTACTGTTACAGCGGGCTGCTGGCTGGCGCGGGAATCGCCGGCGGTGCGATCTACGGCAGTAGCGATCGCCACGCGGCCTATCCGGCGACGAACGCCTGCTCGCCGCACGACTATGCCGCGACCATGTTGCATGCCCTGGGCATTGAAGCCGGCGCGAAGTTGCACGACCGCGACGGCCGACCACACGCCGTTTACGCCGGCGAACCGATCACCGCTTTGTTTGCTTAG